Proteins from a single region of Bos javanicus breed banteng chromosome 7, ARS-OSU_banteng_1.0, whole genome shotgun sequence:
- the CXCL14 gene encoding C-X-C motif chemokine 14 has product MRLLTAALLLLLLALCAARVDGSKCKCSRKGPKIRYSDVKKLEMKPKYPHCEEKMVIITTKSMSRYRGQEHCLHPKLQSTKRFIKWYNAWNEKRRVYEE; this is encoded by the exons ATGAGGCTCCTGACCGCCGCgctgctcctgctgctcctgGCGCTGTGTGCCGCGCGCGTGGACG GGTCCAAATGCAAGTGCTCCCGAAAGGGACCCAAGATCCGCTACAGCGACGTGAAGAAGCTGGAAATGAAGCCAAAGTATCCGCACTGCGAGGAGAAGATGGTTAT CATCACCACCAAGAGCATGTCCAGGTACCGGGGTCAGGAGCACTGCCTGCACCCCAAGCTGCAGAGCACCAAGCGGTTCATCAAATGGTACAACGCCTGGAACGAGAAGCGCAG GGTCTACGAAGAATAG